The sequence below is a genomic window from Planctomycetota bacterium.
CCGGTGGTGGTCAAGACGCCCGCGACGGTCACGAGTTCGGCCTCGGGCGTCAAGGTGGTTCACCCGGCCGGGCAGGCGACGTTCGGCTTCGGCGTCGATGTGGAGATCGCGCCCAAGGACACGGGCGGGTCGCTGCTGCTCGACAAGGTTCGCTATCCCGGCGTCGTCGCCATCCGCCCGCGGTGGAGCGGCGCGCCGGGCGCGTTCGACGTGATCGTCTCGATGCCCGTGGAGTCGTACCTGCCGGGCGTGCTGACGCACGAGTTGTGGAAGGACTGGCCCCGCCAGACGTACGAGGCGCAGGCGATCGCCGCCCGCACGTACGCGCTGCACGAGCGCAGCCGCGCGAGGATCCAGGGCCGCCCGTACGACGTCGAGGACACCACGAACGACCAGGTGTACGGCGGGGCGACGGCGGCGGCGAAGCCCAACGAGGCGGCACGCGCGACGCGCGGGCTGGTGCTCGTGAGCGATGGCCGCCTGCTGCGCGCGTACTACTCGAGCACGTGCGGCGGGCGAGCCGCGTCCGCCGCCGCCGTGTGGAAGACCACGCAGGGGTACGAGTTCAACCTCGCCGACCCGCTGCAGGGCAAGGAGCGTCCGCACGCGTGCCAGGGGTCGAAGTGGTACCGCTGGGAGGCCACCCGCAGCGACGACGACGTCACGCAGCGCCTCCGCGCGTGGGGGCGACAGTTCGAGCACGACGTCGCGACCATCGGGCGCGTGCGGCAGGCGACGGTCGCGAAGACCAACGACGCCGGGCGGCCTGATCGCTTCACGCTCACCGACGACAAGGGCCGCACGTACTCGCTCACCAGCGAGGAACTCCGCATGGCGCTCAACCAGACCGGCGCGGGTCTGGCGCCCATTCCCGCCGACGCCGTGGTGCGCAGCGGCGACATGCAGATCGAGGTGTGGGCCAACCAGGTGAAGATCACCGGGCGCGGCTGGGGTCACGGCGTGGGCATGTGCCAGTGGTGCGCCAAGGGCCTGGCCGACCAGGGCCAGGACTGGGCGTCCATGATCCGCGAGTTCTACCCCGGGGCGGAAGTGGTGAAGGCGTATTAGATTTGTAAGAATCTCAATACACCTGCCGGTTGCGGGTGGTGGTAGTCCTCACCACACGGAGTGTGGTGGTACCCAAGCTCTCAAGGCAACGCCCGAGGGCGGGCTCGAACCGCCGACCTGCGGTTTAGGAAACCGCCGCTCTATCCAACTGAGCTACCCGGGCACGCGGGAATCGTACGGCCCGGGTGCGCGAGCGGGCCGCGGGGCGGTGCCGTGGGGCTGTGAACGGGTGGAAGTCGTGCGTGGGTGAAGCGGTGAGCCGCTGGCCGTCACGGCCCGCCCGCCGGCGAGTCGGGCGTCAGGCTTGGGGGCGCAGCGTGTGGCGTGCCGCCGGGCTGCTGCGCGTTCGGCGGCGGGGCGCTCGGGGTGGCGAGTTTCAGGCCGCCGATGCCGGCGCCGATGAGCAGCAGGCACGCGAGCTGGGCGGGCGAGAGTCGCTCGCCCAGCAGGAACACGCCGGCCAACGCCGCCCCCACGGCCCCGATGCCGACCCACACCGCGTACGCCACGCCCAGCGGGAGCGCGGTCATTGCGCGCGCGAGCAGGATGAAGCTCACGATCATCGTCGCGATGGTGAGCACGCTCGGCCAGAGGCGCGTGAAGCCCGACGCGTGCTTCATGGACGTGGCCCACACGGCCTCGAGCAGCCCCGCGATGATGAGGAGGATCCAAGGTTTCATGAAGGGAAGGTAGAGGCATTGCAGCGCGCGCACCGGGCGCGGATCCGCCCCGGAGCGCCGGCGACGGCGTGCGCGGGCGGGCGAGCCCTGCCGACGCCTGCGCGCGGGGCAATTGTCAACGCTCCGCGAAGATTGCCGCCGGCCCGTGACAGATTCCGGTGGTCCATCGCCAATACACCGGGAAGGACGTGCGAGCGCTACGCACTTCTACCCGTTGACGGACCACAGGGAGGGCATTCCATGAACATCTTCAGCACGTCGGCACTGGCACTGGCCGCGGCAAGCGGGACGGCGTTCGCCCAGCCCGCGCAGTTCGAGTACATCGGCACGAGCGACGTCGGTCTGCGGGCCGTGGCGCCGATCGGCCCCGGCGGGGGCGGCGGGTGGGTCTCGGTCGGCGGGGGCAACACGCGTCCGCCCAACGTTCAGTCGCGGCTGCAGGTCATCCGGCACACGCCCACGGGCCAGCTGGTGTGGGAGCGGCTGTGGCGCGTGGACACGCCCCCGGACGCGCCGCTCGAGGACATCATCGGCACCGACGCCGCCGCCGGAGACGAGGCGCTCTTCGTCGCGGCTCACACGACCTTCAACCCCAGCCCGCCCACGTACGACCTGGGCAACTGCCTCATCCGGTTCAACTCGGACGGAACGCTGGGTTGGGCGTGGAACTACTTCGGCCCCGGCTATCTCACCGAGACCGGGCCCCGCGGTGACGCGCATGAGCGACGGCGATCTCACGCTGGTCGGCACGGCCCTGCGTCCCGGCGGCGCGCCGGGCAATCGCGGGCATCTGGCCCGCATCGATCCCGCCTCGGGCATCCCTGATTTTCAGCGCATCGTGAGCGGCTCGTTCGATGGCGTGGGCATATCGCTGCACTTCACCGACGTGGTGGAATACGCCGGCGGCGGGGCGATCTTCATCGTCGGGTACGCGCAGCGTGGCCCGCAGCGCGACGTCATCTTCATCCTCGGCAACGCCGATCTTTCCATCCACGACGCCGCGATCCTCGACCTGCCCGGGTCGGACGAGACCAACATCTCGGTCGAAGTGAACGGCCCCGAGTTGGTGGTGGCGGCGGCGTCGCGCACACTCGGCGCCCCCGAGCCCGACGAGACCTTCGTCCTGCGTCTCAACCCCACGCTCCCGCCGCCTACCAACCCTGCGCGCTGGATCGCGCGGATCCCGCGTCTGGTCGTCGGCCCGCGCGGCGTGGCGTACGAGCCGGGCCCCACGCTCGCGCAGGATCGGTTCCTGGTTTCCGGCTACGAGGTCCCGGGCAGCACCGGTGCGGCCGCAACGATCGCGCTCGACGGCGCGGGCACGCCGCTCTGGTCGCGCCGGTACGGCACGGCGGACGGCAACGAGCGGTTCAACGCCATCGAGAACGGCGGCGGGAATCTCATCGCGGTCGGCAGTCGCTCCGTGCTCGGGCTTCCGGTAAACGGCTACAGCGTGTTCGCGGGGCTGGATGGCGTGACGAACTGCCTCGACCAGGCGATCGACCTGCCGGCGCCGCAACTCTCGATCCCCATCCGCGAGATCGCGCTGAACGTCGAGGATTTCAACGAGCGGGTGCCGCTGCCGCTGCGGTTCGTGCGTCGCCTGCAGGAAGTGCAGCTCTGCCCCGCGCCGTGCGACCCGGACGTCAACTGCGACGGCAATGTCGATCAGGACGACGTGGAGTGCCTCGAGCAGGCCGTCGCCGGCGAGTTCTCGTGCATCTGCGTCGACCCGGACTTCAATCAGGACGGGAACGTGGATCAGGACGACATCGAGGCGCTGGTGCAGGTGGTCGCCGGGCAGCCGTGCCCGTGAACCAGCGTGAGAGGATCCCTCACGCGTGATACCCCGCGGCCCGCGCACCGCGCCGGCCGCAATACACACGCCTCCGGCTCGTTCACCCGGGCCGGAGGCTTTTTCATGCGCACGCTCCTGGCGACGTTCGTGGGCATCGCGGCGGTGGTGAACCCGGCGCAGGGTCAGCCGGTGTACGACTTCTCGGGCGTGACGGCGTTGGCCGAGGGCGCGCTCGCCGGTCAGAACGTGAACGTGCCGGTGCCGGGGTTCGAGCTGCTGTTGATGAAGGACGGGCAGGTCGTGTACCGGCGCGCGTTCGGCGCGTGGTCGCTGGACGAGGTGGCCGCCGCGGACTCCTCGACCAAGACGCTGTCGGGCGCGCTCGTCATGTCGCTGACGGAATCGAGCGATCGTCCGTTCTCGCTGTCGTCGCGCGTCAGCGAGTTCATCCCGCAGTTCACGGGGCTCAAGCAGTTCATCACGATCCGCCAGTGCTTCAGCCACACGGCGGGCACCGGGCAGAACGGCGCCGAGGGGAACCCGGGCGTCACGCTGCAGGAGGCGGCGTTGCTCATCGCCGCGGCGCCGCTGTCGTACGTGCCGGGCACGGCGTTCAGCTACGGCGGGACGTCGATGCACGCCGCGGGCGCTGCGGCGGAACTCGCCGGCGGGCAGCCGTGGAACACGCTGTTCGCGCAGCGCATCACCGGCCCGCTGGGCCTGACGCGCACGCGGTTCGTGCTGACGACGCCCGACAACCCGCGCATCGCGGGCGGGTGCGAGAGCACGGCGCTGGAGTTCGCGACGTTCATGGAGATGCTCCGCCGGGGCGGGCTGCACGCCGGGCCTGGCGGGGACGTCCGCGTGCTGCAACAGGCCTCGGTCGATGCGATGTTCACGCGCCAGACGCCCCCGGATGTCCCGGTCCTCAGCAGCCCCTACACCGGCGACGGGGACTACGGCGTGGGGGTCTGGCTCGACGAACGGACCCCCGACGGCACGCTGCGCGGGGCGCTCGCGGCCGGGGCGCGGGGGTTCTCCTCCTGGATCGACTTCGACGACGGCATGGTCGGCGCGTTCGCCACCGACCGGACCCAGTCGAGCAACATCCGCACGCTGGTGAACCTGATCCGCGACGCCGCGGCGGCCGCGGTGCGCGCCGGTTGCGATCCGGACGTCAACGCCGACGGCAGCGCGGACCAGGACGACGTCGCGTGTCTGGCGTTGGCGGTCGCGGGCGAGTCTTCGTGCCTGGGGATGGGCGCCGACCCGGACTTCAACCGGGACGGGAACGTCGACCAGGACGACGTGGATGCACTGGCGCAGGTCGTCGCCGGGTCCGGCTGTCCCTAGGCGGACGTTCGCGAGCGATGCCGCGAGGGGCTCCGCGCTAGTGTTCCTCACTCGGGAGCCCCGCCGATGACCGATTCCTCGCCGCCGCGCGAGCCAGTGGCGTCCGCAGCGCCCGAGCGGGGGCGGCGGTGCCGCACGCTTTTGGAACGCCCCGGCGCGTATGTCGTCCAGCAGATGACGTACGACGCGGGCACGCGGCATGCGCGCCACGCGCACGAAGACTCGAGCGTGTTTGTCGTTGTCCGCGGGCGCGTGGAAGAGCGCGCCGGCCCGCGGACCATCGAGTGCGTCGAGGGCGGGTCGGGCGTCATCCCCGCGGGGGCGGAGCACGCGAGCGTCTTCGCCGCGACGACGGTCCGCACCGTGAGCGTCGTGTTTCATGAGGCGTGGCTGTCGCGGACACTTGGCGAGGATCCCGGTGCCGCGCACCCCGCGTACATCCCCGCGGGGCGCGCGTGGGCCCGGGCGCTGGCGCTGCTGGCCGCACCCGCCCGGGCGCGCGAGTGCGGCGTGCTGGCGGCGGACGAATGCGTCGCCTCGCTGCTCGTGATGCACGCCCCGACATCCGGCGAGCGTGTGCGCCCGGAGGCCCCGCCCGCGTGGATCCGCGGCGTCACCGACCTGCTGCGCGCCGCGAACACGCCGCCGGCGCTGCACGAGATCGCCGACGCCGTGGGGCGGCATCCCGCGCACGTCTGCCGCGCCTTCCGAGATGCCATGGGCTGCTCGATGTCGGCGTACGTGCAACTGGCGCGGGTCGAGCGGGCGGCGGAGCTGCTGCGCCGGTCGAACGGGGGACTGGCGGAGGTCGCGCTGGCGTCGGGCTTCTATGACCAGTCGCACTTCACGCGCGAGTTCCGGCGCGTGACGGGCAGCACCCCACGGCGGTTCCGCGAATCGGTGCGCTAACGCCGGCTGCGCGCATTCTTCGCGGGGCGGCGCAAAGCCCGTGCAAGATCGTGCCACGTGCGTTCGGTAGTGTCGCATCAGGCAGGCGTCGATGGCCGGGCAAGGCCCGCGTCGGCTACGCCGTGACACAGCACCCGATCTCGCCCGCGCGCCGTGCGTAGGCACCCCGAGGTTCTCCACTCGGGGTTTTTTGTCTGCGCACGCAACGTCGTCCTGCGTACGGGGCACGCGGTGAAAGGCGTATATCAATAACGAATGAAAGTTGGGGTACTAGGATTTGAACCTAGACTAAGTGAGTCAGAGTCACTCGTGCTACCGTTACACCATACCCCAATCGGTCTATCGATCGCTCTCTCGCCGCGCTGGGCCCATGGGCCGGCGTGGTCTGAGCGCGGGCGGCCTTGCGTCGGCTCCGCAGGGGAGTTTTAGGGCGGGTGGAACGCCCCGGCAAGGGGCGGGGCGTGCCTGCCGAACTCCGGATACCTTCTCGGACACGGCGGGCCCACCCCGCCCCGGAGGCACCCCGCATGCGCATCGCACGGCGTCGGCAGGTCGGAATCGCGTGGTCCGGGTTCGTCGCGCCCGCGCTGGGCCCGGTGGCGGCGCTGTGCCTGCTCGCGCCCGCGGCGTGGGCGCAGGGCGGGGGCGGGCGGGGCGCCGGGACGCCCGCGGCCATCGACGCCGCCCCGCCGGAACTGCGCCAGGAGATCGACCGTGCGCGCGACCGTGTCTTCCCCGCGCTGGTGAACATCCAGGTGGTGAGCGTGTCGTACTGGGGGGGCAAGGAGCAGAAGGGCGCGAGCACCGGAAGCGGGACGATCATCTCTCGCGACGGGCTGATCGTCACCAACCAGCACGTGACCGACGACGGACGGACGTTCCGCGTGACGCTCTCCGACAAGCGCGAGGTGACGGCGACGCTCGTGGGCGAAGACCGCATGACGGACCTCGCGGTGCTGCGCGTCGATGTCGCGGACCTCAAGGGCACGCCCCTGCCGGGCGTGGCCGAGTGGGGGAACTCCGACGAACTGAAGGTGGGCGACTACGTGATGGCGATGGGCGCGCCGTACGGGCTGTCGCGCTCGGTGACGCTGGGGATCGTCTCGAACACCGAGCGCGTCTTCGCGTCGCTCTCGGGCGATGACATCGCCGACCAGGAGTTTGATTTCGACACGTCGAGCGACGTGTTCACGCGGTGGATCCAGCACGACGCGCTGATCCTGCCCGGGAACAGCGGCGGGCCGCTGGTGAACCTGCGGGGCGAGATCGTCGGCGTAAACACCCGGGGCGGGTCGGGCCTGGGCTTCGCGAACCCGTCGAACTTTGCACGCCAGGTGGCGCAGGAGATCATCGAGAAGGGGCGCGTGACGCGCAGCTCGATCGGGGCGGCGTTCAAGAGCGTGCGCCGGGCGGGGTACGACGAGGGCGTGCTGCTGAACAGCGTGGACGCGGACGGGGCGGCGGCGAAGGCCGGGCTCAAGGCCGGCGACGTGCTGCTGACGATGGACGGCAAGCCCCTGAACGCGCGGTTCGCCGAGGAGATCCCGCTCGTGCTGCGGGCCATCGCCGAGAAGCCGGTGGGCACGCCCGTGGAGTTCACGTACCGCCGGGGTGAGGAGACCGGCACGGTCAGCGTGACGACGGAGGAACTGCTGCGCGAGCGGGGCGACGAGACGGCGCTGCGCCTGTTCGGAATCTCCGTCGCCGAGGTGACGCCCCGGATGGTGCGCGCCCGGCGCCTGACCGACGGCAAGGGCGCGATGGTGCTGGGGGTGCGAGGGGGCGGGCCCGCGGAGAACGCCGAGCCCGCGATGCAGCGTGGCGACGTCATCCGCAGCGTGAACGGGACGCCGATCGACACGCTCCGCGACCTGGTCGACCTGTACCGCGAGATGGCCAAGCAGGACCCGCTGCCGGAGTTCGTGACGGTGGAGTTCGACCGCGCGGGCAAGAACAACCTGACGCTGCTCGAGCCCCGCCCCGACAAGCGCGAGGACCCGCCCCGCGAGCTGCCCAAGGCGTGGATCGGCGTCGCGACCCAGCCGGTGCTGCGCGACCTGGCCAAGCAGATCGGGCTGGGCGACACGACCGGCTTCCGCGTGACGCGGGTGTACCCCGGCACCGTGGCGGCCGAGGCCGGGCTCAAGGTGGGGGACGTCATCACCAGCCTCAACGGCGATCGTCTGAACCCCCGGAGCATCCAGGACTCGGGCATGTTCCAGCGCCAGGTCCGGCGCATGTCGTCCGGGCAGGAGGTCGCGCTGGGCGTCATCCGCGGCACGCAGACGCTGGACCTCAAGATGACCCTGGAGCGCACGCGCCTGGCGCCCGAGGAAGCGCTGCGCGACGAGAACCGCGACTTCGAACTCTCGGTGCGCGAGCTCACGTTCTTCGACCGTGACGACAACCGATGGGAAGACTCGGTGCAGGGCGTGCTGGTGGAGAACGTCGAGCGCGCCGGCTGGGCGGGCCTGGCGGGATTGTTCCCGGGCGATCTCATCCAGCGCATCGACTCGATGCCCGTCACGGACATCGCGAGCTACCGCAAGGCGATGGAGGACGTGTCCGAGCGCCAGCCGGAACGCGTGACGATCGTGGTGCTGCGCGGCCTGCGGACGCAGTTCATGTTCGCCGAGCCCGAGTGGAAGCCGGTCATCCAGACCGAGACCGGCGCCGAGAAGGAGTAGCCCGCCGCACGCCTGCCACCGGGGAGGAGGCGGCCGGGGGCGGCTCACTCCGGCGCGCTGGTGATGTAGGTGACGCGCGCGGAGAAGAGCGCGGTGGAGGCGCCGAGCCAGTCGGAGCATCCGAGCGACAGGTAGTACGAGTAAACAGAGTTGGTGATGAGCACGCTCGAATCGGCGAAGATGATCTGAATGTTCGCGCTGTTCACGGAGGACGGCGTGGCGACGAGGCCGCTGGAGCCGAACTGGCCGTGCGTGCGCCGGTAGAGCAGGCCGGTGAAGGACGAGGCGCCGTTCTCGTAGACGAAGAACTCGATGCGGGTGATGCGGCATCCGTCGGGCAGGTTGATGGGGGCGACGAGCGCGGCGCTGCCGATGCCGGCGTCAAGGAAGGTGCCGCTGGGGCCGACCTCGCGCGTGGGCGAGACGTTGGGGAGGGAGGCGTTGAACGCCGCCCCGGGCACCGAGAGCACGCGGGTCTGCGTGGCGCTGTACGCGAAGGCGTTGGCGCGGACGGTGCCGCCGACATCGAGCTTGGCGGTCGCGGAAGGCAGCCCGATGGCGACGTCGCCGTTGTTCTGCACGCGGATGCGGTCGCCGCCGTTGTCGACGACCCAGGTCTGGGTGGCGCCTTCGAAGTAGGTGCGGCAGAGGCGCAGGCCGTCGCCCGTGCTGTAGCCGTAGAACGGCAGGGCGTTCGCGCCGGCGATGTTGACGTACATGCCGCCGAAGGTGAAGTCCGGGGCGGCGGCGGTGAAGCCGAAGTACTCCGACGAGTTGAGGCGCGCGGAGCGCCCGAGGAACAGGCGCTGGCGCGACAGATCAACGTGCAGGTTCGTGCCGCCCGACGGGACGAGCCACTCCGTAAGCGCGCGGAGGGCGTACGGCGCGGGCGACACCGGCTGGCGGGGCGCGAGCGTGGTGAAGACGCCAGACCCGGCGGGGCGGACGGCGATCTCGGCCCATCGGGCCGGGCCGGTGAACACGCCCGCCCCGGGATCGACCTCGAGGGTGAACGTGCCGTCGGGCGCGGGCGTGACCGTCGCCAGCGTTTCGACGCCGACCTGATCGGGGCCGGCCGGGCTGGCGAAGATGCGCACGCGGAGTTCGTGCGGCCCGGTCGCCGGCTGGCCGGCGTTTTCCAGGCGGCCCTGGTACGCGAACGGCTGCGCGAGCGCCGCGACGGGACCGACGACAACCGCCGCGCACGCGGCCAACAACCGGTGGTTCAACATGGCACCCTCCTGCGACCGGGCTTCCACCGTACGGAGTTTCACCGGGTTGTCAAGCCGGACCGGCGAGAGGCCCGGGAGGTGGGAGCGACCAGCGCGGTCGCGTCCGATAGCGGCGTGCGCCCGCGCAGGCCGCCCACGGGCACGCGATAACGCCGGGCGACGGTGGGCAGGACCCGGCGCGCATCGAACACTCGAGGTATGCGGCTGAGCGCCTCCCAGGCGATCATCGTGTTCGGCATCGTCGCGGCGATGCCCCCGAGCACGGTGCGCGCGGGGGTCGTGTACCTGAACGACGCGTACGCCACGTCGTTCGGTGCGCGCGTCGCGGGCTTCAAGTACCGGGTGTCGAACACCAACTTCGATGTGTCGCTGGACAACGGCGGCGGCACGAGCGTCCTGGGCGCATACCTGACCGGGGCCATCGGCAACACGTCGCAGTTGTCGGGCGTCACGTACGAACTGGTGGTCGCGCACGAGGTCGGCGAGGGATTCACGTTCTCGATGACGCCGGCGGGCGCGGCCTCGCCCGCACGCGTGCTGTTCTGGGGCCCGGGGCAACCGCCCGCGGGAGCCACGAGCGCGGTCACGCTGGGCGGCGTGCACACCGGGGGTGCGTTCAACACACTGCTGATCGAGGCCCGGGCCACGCTGAACGGGTCCACGATGGCCTTCTCGCAGTTGTCGTTCACGAGCCCGACGCTGACGATCGCCGGGGGCGGCTTCGAGACGGGGTCGGTCACGCCGGC
It includes:
- a CDS encoding SpoIID/LytB domain-containing protein codes for the protein MNTNTVGTARRVPGWLIGACALIAAQTVAGPLGCETARGVRKDFALLTSSGAKDTSAVGKFAFTDEPDVRVRIAGGVSSKAVSGVPEIVVRPVAGAEGSPVVVKTPATVTSSASGVKVVHPAGQATFGFGVDVEIAPKDTGGSLLLDKVRYPGVVAIRPRWSGAPGAFDVIVSMPVESYLPGVLTHELWKDWPRQTYEAQAIAARTYALHERSRARIQGRPYDVEDTTNDQVYGGATAAAKPNEAARATRGLVLVSDGRLLRAYYSSTCGGRAASAAAVWKTTQGYEFNLADPLQGKERPHACQGSKWYRWEATRSDDDVTQRLRAWGRQFEHDVATIGRVRQATVAKTNDAGRPDRFTLTDDKGRTYSLTSEELRMALNQTGAGLAPIPADAVVRSGDMQIEVWANQVKITGRGWGHGVGMCQWCAKGLADQGQDWASMIREFYPGAEVVKAY
- a CDS encoding serine hydrolase, encoding MRTLLATFVGIAAVVNPAQGQPVYDFSGVTALAEGALAGQNVNVPVPGFELLLMKDGQVVYRRAFGAWSLDEVAAADSSTKTLSGALVMSLTESSDRPFSLSSRVSEFIPQFTGLKQFITIRQCFSHTAGTGQNGAEGNPGVTLQEAALLIAAAPLSYVPGTAFSYGGTSMHAAGAAAELAGGQPWNTLFAQRITGPLGLTRTRFVLTTPDNPRIAGGCESTALEFATFMEMLRRGGLHAGPGGDVRVLQQASVDAMFTRQTPPDVPVLSSPYTGDGDYGVGVWLDERTPDGTLRGALAAGARGFSSWIDFDDGMVGAFATDRTQSSNIRTLVNLIRDAAAAAVRAGCDPDVNADGSADQDDVACLALAVAGESSCLGMGADPDFNRDGNVDQDDVDALAQVVAGSGCP
- a CDS encoding helix-turn-helix domain-containing protein, with protein sequence MTDSSPPREPVASAAPERGRRCRTLLERPGAYVVQQMTYDAGTRHARHAHEDSSVFVVVRGRVEERAGPRTIECVEGGSGVIPAGAEHASVFAATTVRTVSVVFHEAWLSRTLGEDPGAAHPAYIPAGRAWARALALLAAPARARECGVLAADECVASLLVMHAPTSGERVRPEAPPAWIRGVTDLLRAANTPPALHEIADAVGRHPAHVCRAFRDAMGCSMSAYVQLARVERAAELLRRSNGGLAEVALASGFYDQSHFTREFRRVTGSTPRRFRESVR
- a CDS encoding PDZ domain-containing protein → MRIARRRQVGIAWSGFVAPALGPVAALCLLAPAAWAQGGGGRGAGTPAAIDAAPPELRQEIDRARDRVFPALVNIQVVSVSYWGGKEQKGASTGSGTIISRDGLIVTNQHVTDDGRTFRVTLSDKREVTATLVGEDRMTDLAVLRVDVADLKGTPLPGVAEWGNSDELKVGDYVMAMGAPYGLSRSVTLGIVSNTERVFASLSGDDIADQEFDFDTSSDVFTRWIQHDALILPGNSGGPLVNLRGEIVGVNTRGGSGLGFANPSNFARQVAQEIIEKGRVTRSSIGAAFKSVRRAGYDEGVLLNSVDADGAAAKAGLKAGDVLLTMDGKPLNARFAEEIPLVLRAIAEKPVGTPVEFTYRRGEETGTVSVTTEELLRERGDETALRLFGISVAEVTPRMVRARRLTDGKGAMVLGVRGGGPAENAEPAMQRGDVIRSVNGTPIDTLRDLVDLYREMAKQDPLPEFVTVEFDRAGKNNLTLLEPRPDKREDPPRELPKAWIGVATQPVLRDLAKQIGLGDTTGFRVTRVYPGTVAAEAGLKVGDVITSLNGDRLNPRSIQDSGMFQRQVRRMSSGQEVALGVIRGTQTLDLKMTLERTRLAPEEALRDENRDFELSVRELTFFDRDDNRWEDSVQGVLVENVERAGWAGLAGLFPGDLIQRIDSMPVTDIASYRKAMEDVSERQPERVTIVVLRGLRTQFMFAEPEWKPVIQTETGAEKE